From Actinopolymorpha cephalotaxi, one genomic window encodes:
- a CDS encoding ATP-binding cassette domain-containing protein: MRNAILPPIVSPGISDDSVGQSDTAHRRSARRAALGVLVRAFPGWTGLMAALAVLGGALPSVFALLVGRLVDLLPAAVRGGFSSADGRRIITTLVLVGGLLLAQEVVRMVRELVSNELYRRFDEYLLSRVMATTLGVPRLDLFEDPVLAAATDRAVRIARFGPGELVSGLSTKWSGQAQGLAAAAVAAYVWPVAAVVLAPLWIVLGHHLRADSYRANPFWVEPLRRAGYLKRLAMMPEWAKELRIFGLAEWLVHRFGAEWQQVMEELWRTRRVGYRVSGTLFGLALLANAVVVVLAARSALDGGLAAGSLAVLVQSMLGMSQLASQQGDVWIDNGAIPVPDVLAHERLAATRVPATVPTRTARGLPTREISFEAVHFGYPGRERPVFTDLDLTIEAGRSLAVVGLNGAGKTTLTKLLTGLSVPQAGRIRVDGADLAELDPVSWRRSVAAIFQDFVHYPLPARDNIGFGAVETLTDPDVTAVDARIRAAARRAGAEQILDGLPAGLDSYLSRRHTGGVDLSGGQWQRIALARAMAAVSAGARVLVLDEPTAHLDVRAEADLYDRFLDLTSGLTAIVISHRFSTVRRADRIVVLDGGRIVEDGNHDELLAADGRYAALFRTQALRYTDGAQHTNEKTAAGDA; encoded by the coding sequence GTGCGCAATGCGATCCTTCCTCCCATCGTTTCCCCCGGCATCTCCGACGATTCCGTCGGCCAGTCCGACACCGCCCACCGGCGATCCGCCCGGCGGGCGGCACTCGGCGTTCTCGTCCGGGCGTTCCCCGGCTGGACCGGCCTGATGGCCGCGCTGGCCGTCCTGGGTGGGGCGCTGCCGTCGGTGTTCGCGCTGCTGGTCGGCCGGCTGGTCGACCTGCTGCCGGCCGCCGTGCGCGGTGGGTTCTCCTCAGCCGACGGGCGCCGGATCATCACCACCCTGGTCCTGGTCGGCGGTCTCCTCCTCGCCCAGGAGGTCGTCCGGATGGTGCGTGAGCTGGTCTCCAACGAGCTGTACCGCAGGTTCGACGAGTACCTCCTGAGCCGGGTGATGGCCACCACCCTCGGCGTACCCCGGTTGGATCTTTTCGAGGATCCGGTGCTGGCCGCGGCCACCGACCGGGCGGTGCGGATCGCCCGTTTCGGACCGGGCGAGCTTGTCAGCGGGCTGTCCACGAAGTGGTCCGGCCAGGCGCAGGGCCTGGCCGCGGCCGCCGTCGCCGCCTACGTCTGGCCGGTCGCCGCCGTGGTGCTCGCCCCCTTGTGGATCGTCCTCGGCCACCACCTGCGGGCCGACTCCTACCGTGCGAACCCGTTCTGGGTGGAGCCGCTGCGGCGGGCCGGCTACCTCAAGCGGCTGGCGATGATGCCGGAGTGGGCGAAGGAGCTCCGGATCTTCGGCCTCGCCGAGTGGCTGGTGCACCGCTTCGGCGCGGAGTGGCAGCAGGTGATGGAGGAGCTGTGGCGTACCCGACGGGTCGGTTACCGCGTGTCGGGCACGCTGTTCGGCCTGGCCCTGCTGGCCAACGCCGTGGTCGTCGTCCTCGCCGCCCGCTCCGCCCTGGACGGCGGGCTGGCGGCCGGGTCGCTCGCCGTACTGGTGCAGTCGATGCTCGGCATGTCCCAGCTCGCCTCCCAGCAGGGCGACGTGTGGATCGACAACGGCGCCATACCGGTGCCCGACGTCCTCGCCCACGAACGCCTGGCGGCCACCCGCGTGCCCGCGACGGTGCCCACCCGCACCGCGCGCGGCCTGCCCACCCGGGAGATCAGCTTCGAAGCGGTGCACTTCGGCTACCCGGGCCGGGAACGCCCGGTGTTCACCGACCTCGACCTCACCATCGAGGCGGGCCGCTCGCTGGCCGTCGTGGGGCTGAACGGCGCCGGCAAGACGACGTTGACAAAGTTGCTCACCGGGTTGTCCGTGCCCCAGGCCGGCCGGATCCGGGTGGACGGGGCCGACCTGGCCGAGTTGGACCCGGTCTCGTGGCGGCGTTCGGTGGCGGCGATCTTCCAGGACTTCGTGCACTACCCGCTGCCCGCACGGGACAACATCGGCTTCGGCGCGGTGGAGACCCTCACCGATCCCGACGTGACAGCCGTGGACGCCCGGATCCGCGCGGCGGCACGACGGGCCGGCGCGGAGCAGATCCTCGACGGCCTGCCCGCAGGGCTGGACAGCTACCTGTCCCGGCGGCACACCGGCGGCGTCGACCTGTCCGGCGGGCAGTGGCAGCGGATCGCGCTGGCCCGGGCGATGGCCGCGGTGAGCGCCGGTGCCCGGGTACTGGTGCTGGACGAGCCGACGGCGCACCTCGACGTGCGGGCGGAGGCCGATCTGTACGACCGGTTCCTCGACCTCACCTCCGGCCTCACCGCGATCGTGATCAGCCACCGGTTCTCGACCGTACGCCGTGCCGACCGGATCGTGGTGCTGGACGGCGGGCGCATCGTGGAGGACGGCAACCACGACGAACTCCTGGCCGCTGACGGTCGTTACGCCGCGTTGTTCCGTACGCAGGCACTCCGCTACACCGACGGGGCGCAGCACACCAACGAGAAGACGGCGGCCGGCGATGCCTGA
- a CDS encoding ABC transporter ATP-binding protein: protein MPDPDEPDEPTGDLAAPPAGRLRTARVMLGLAWAADPRRSVLAFGLFTLQALVAALFGWWLKLLLDGITAHDVARTVLAALALTGSVVGGAALDYAGTRVRMALNERAHHLVERRLALTVARTPTLEIHETPAHLTQLEILVDDSWEFGEAIPSLVNAANAAVRVVTTAILLVSVHPLLLALPLFGLPMLLLSRHTSGLFNLGNELAAEPARRANDLWELATASGSAKETRLFRLGDRILAGFHAEHRKVQAIHRRLQVRGQLIGLGAQLAFLVGYFGSIVFVVDQAVRAHNSVGDVLLTAVLAGQVLGLVGNSAEIVQWTARTLTAASRFVYLEDIAHRARRSVDATVPLPSRLTSGIHLRGLSYRYPHRDTDVLHDLDLHLPAGSTVAVVGDNGAGKTTLVKLLAGLYVPTAGRIEVDGADLATLDPERWRLRVSAAFQDHARWEFSVRETVGIGDLTAVDDGAAVAAALDRAGAGDLPATLPAGPATQLGAQWPGGVDLSGGQWQKLAVGRGMMRQAPLLLLLDEPTAALDAETEHRLYERWTVAARELRRSTGAVTVLVSHRFSTVRMADLIVVLDRGRIVESGTHAELVARRGLYAELFELQAASYR from the coding sequence ATGCCTGACCCCGACGAGCCCGACGAGCCCACCGGCGACCTCGCCGCTCCCCCGGCCGGTCGACTTCGCACCGCCCGGGTGATGCTCGGCCTGGCGTGGGCGGCCGACCCGCGAAGATCCGTCCTCGCGTTCGGCCTGTTCACCCTGCAGGCCCTGGTGGCGGCGCTGTTCGGCTGGTGGCTCAAGCTGCTGCTCGACGGCATCACCGCGCACGACGTCGCGCGTACGGTCCTCGCCGCGCTCGCGCTCACCGGCTCCGTCGTCGGCGGCGCGGCCCTGGACTACGCCGGCACGCGGGTCCGGATGGCGCTCAACGAACGCGCCCACCACCTGGTCGAACGCCGGCTCGCACTCACCGTGGCACGCACTCCCACCCTGGAGATCCACGAGACGCCCGCGCACCTCACCCAGCTGGAGATCCTCGTCGACGACAGCTGGGAGTTCGGCGAGGCGATCCCGTCGCTGGTCAACGCGGCCAACGCCGCGGTCCGGGTGGTGACGACGGCGATCCTGCTGGTGAGCGTGCATCCGCTGCTGCTCGCGCTTCCGCTGTTCGGCCTGCCGATGTTGTTGCTGAGCCGGCACACCAGCGGGTTGTTCAACCTCGGCAACGAGCTCGCCGCCGAGCCCGCCCGCCGCGCGAACGACCTGTGGGAGCTGGCCACCGCCAGCGGATCCGCCAAGGAAACAAGGCTGTTCCGGCTGGGTGACCGGATCCTCGCCGGGTTCCACGCCGAGCACCGGAAGGTCCAGGCCATCCACCGGCGGCTGCAGGTCAGGGGGCAGCTGATCGGACTCGGCGCCCAGCTCGCGTTCCTGGTGGGCTACTTCGGGTCGATCGTGTTCGTCGTCGACCAGGCGGTGCGCGCGCACAACAGCGTCGGCGACGTACTCCTCACCGCCGTGCTCGCCGGACAGGTGCTCGGCCTGGTCGGCAACTCCGCGGAGATCGTCCAGTGGACGGCCCGGACGCTCACCGCGGCCAGCAGATTCGTCTACCTCGAGGACATCGCCCACCGTGCTCGGCGGTCCGTCGACGCGACCGTGCCGTTGCCGTCGCGGCTCACCTCCGGCATTCACCTTCGCGGGCTGAGTTACCGCTATCCGCACCGCGACACCGACGTCCTCCACGACCTCGACCTGCACCTGCCGGCCGGCTCGACCGTCGCGGTGGTCGGGGACAACGGCGCGGGCAAGACCACGTTGGTCAAGCTGCTCGCCGGGCTCTACGTGCCGACGGCGGGCCGGATCGAGGTGGACGGCGCGGACCTCGCCACCCTCGACCCCGAACGCTGGCGGCTGCGGGTGTCGGCGGCGTTCCAGGACCACGCGCGCTGGGAGTTCTCCGTACGCGAGACCGTCGGGATCGGCGACCTGACCGCGGTGGACGACGGCGCGGCGGTGGCGGCCGCGCTGGATCGGGCCGGCGCCGGCGACCTGCCCGCCACCCTGCCGGCCGGACCGGCCACCCAGCTCGGCGCCCAGTGGCCGGGCGGAGTCGACCTGTCCGGCGGGCAGTGGCAGAAGCTCGCCGTCGGCCGGGGCATGATGCGCCAGGCGCCGCTGCTGTTGCTGCTGGACGAGCCCACCGCCGCGCTGGACGCCGAGACCGAACACCGGCTGTACGAGCGCTGGACCGTCGCCGCCCGTGAGCTGCGAAGGTCGACCGGTGCGGTGACCGTGCTGGTGTCACACCGGTTCTCGACCGTACGGATGGCCGACCTGATCGTGGTCCTCGACCGGGGCCGGATCGTGGAGTCCGGAACGCACGCGGAGCTGGTGGCCCGCCGCGGGTTGTATGCGGAGCTGTTCGAGCTGCAGGCCGCCTCCTACCGCTGA
- a CDS encoding FMN-binding negative transcriptional regulator — protein MLIHPWDEADEDEWRGFLAEHDFGQLVAGGRDRDLPVVVPTHFLFDGDRTVWLHLARPNPVWAPLAEHPRAVLTVVDDYVYSPARWQAPPGTPVEHGVPTSFYATVQLACDVRVVDDPEEKATALNRQLDHFEPGSGRVPVPTEADRRLLSGLRVLELTVTGVRAKFKYAGNKEAEHREEIAAGLAARGGRSDDRARAHLLRRLEQSAGPAAQR, from the coding sequence ATGCTGATCCACCCGTGGGACGAGGCGGACGAGGACGAGTGGCGCGGCTTCCTGGCCGAGCACGACTTCGGTCAGCTGGTCGCCGGCGGCCGTGACCGCGACCTGCCCGTGGTCGTACCTACCCACTTCCTCTTCGACGGAGACCGGACGGTCTGGCTGCACCTGGCCCGGCCCAACCCTGTGTGGGCACCGCTGGCCGAGCACCCGCGCGCCGTGCTGACCGTGGTCGACGACTACGTGTACTCGCCCGCCCGCTGGCAGGCCCCGCCGGGAACGCCGGTCGAACACGGCGTACCGACGTCGTTCTACGCCACGGTCCAACTGGCCTGCGACGTACGCGTCGTCGACGACCCGGAGGAGAAGGCGACCGCCCTCAACCGGCAGCTGGACCACTTCGAGCCCGGGTCGGGCCGCGTACCCGTTCCCACCGAGGCCGACCGGCGGCTGCTGTCCGGACTGCGGGTGCTGGAGCTCACCGTCACCGGGGTACGCGCGAAGTTCAAGTACGCGGGCAACAAGGAGGCGGAGCACCGCGAGGAGATCGCCGCCGGGCTGGCCGCGCGAGGCGGGCGTTCCGACGACCGGGCCAGGGCGCACCTGCTGCGCCGGCTGGAGCAGTCCGCCGGGCCGGCCGCTCAGCGGTAG
- a CDS encoding GNAT family N-acetyltransferase, translating to MVETSAAESTHETTPAPADRWYEAPVLSGDHVRLEPMSLAHAEGLAAAADDQVFQHLRITRVPRNREEGEAFVRAVLAQRDKRVLLPWTQLDAVTGEVAGTTSYYEIDPDLRTVAIGHTWLGRRWWRTGVNTEAKLLLLRRAFDDLGAVRVVWHTDIRNDRSQAAIARLGARREGVLRKHRLRRDGSWRDTVQFAMTDDDWPDVRERLSARLRPAGRPVDPTATT from the coding sequence ATGGTCGAGACCTCCGCCGCCGAATCCACCCACGAGACCACGCCCGCGCCCGCCGACCGGTGGTACGAGGCGCCCGTGTTGTCCGGCGACCACGTACGGCTGGAGCCGATGTCCCTCGCCCACGCCGAGGGGCTCGCGGCCGCCGCCGACGACCAGGTCTTCCAGCACCTGCGGATCACCCGGGTGCCGAGGAACCGCGAGGAGGGCGAGGCGTTCGTCCGCGCGGTCCTCGCGCAACGGGACAAGCGGGTGCTCCTTCCGTGGACCCAGCTCGACGCGGTGACGGGTGAGGTGGCGGGCACCACGTCGTACTACGAGATCGACCCCGACCTGCGCACGGTCGCCATCGGCCACACCTGGCTCGGCCGGCGCTGGTGGCGTACCGGCGTCAACACCGAGGCGAAGCTGCTGCTGCTGCGCCGGGCGTTCGACGACCTCGGCGCGGTGCGGGTGGTCTGGCACACCGACATCCGCAACGACCGCTCCCAGGCCGCGATCGCCCGGCTCGGCGCCCGGCGCGAAGGAGTGTTGCGCAAGCACAGGTTGCGCCGGGACGGGAGCTGGCGCGACACCGTGCAGTTCGCGATGACCGACGACGACTGGCCGGACGTACGCGAACGGCTGTCCGCCCGGCTGCGTCCCGCCGGACGCCCGGTCGACCCGACCGCGACGACATGA
- a CDS encoding aminotransferase class I/II-fold pyridoxal phosphate-dependent enzyme → MSSRYGIVGATSSAIAASVESGVRSGDLTPGTRLPAVRVLAQELDVSPGTVAAAYRTLRQRGVIETDGRRGTRVRPVPAVASRSRTRLPVPAGARNLSVGGPDPALLPSLRSPLRRIPAGPVTYGSGSGVRPELAELARRRLVADGVPADDLTITSGCLAAVERVLDAHLSPGDPVAVEDPGWANLFDLLAAMGLPVVPVPVDDDGPDPDGVEQALRRGARALVVTSRAQNPFGSQVSERRAARLRGILDRHREVLVVEDDHAAELAAEPLRPLAGATAHWAMVRSVSKPYGPDLRCAVLAGDSETIGRVEGRQAVVMRWVSTILQNLVVALWEDESVAEQVTRAGALYDERRDALVAALTRRGVAAHGRSGLNVWVPVEDETGVCARLLEEGWVVAPGAGFRVRSRPGVRITVAGLPVEDADRLADAIVAATRPARGTYAV, encoded by the coding sequence GTGTCCTCACGATATGGCATCGTCGGCGCGACGTCGAGCGCAATTGCCGCCAGCGTGGAGTCCGGGGTCCGCTCCGGCGACCTGACCCCGGGGACCAGGCTGCCCGCCGTCCGCGTGCTGGCACAGGAACTGGACGTGAGCCCGGGCACCGTCGCCGCGGCCTACCGCACGCTGCGCCAGCGGGGCGTGATCGAGACCGACGGCCGGCGCGGTACGCGAGTCCGCCCGGTTCCCGCCGTCGCCAGCCGGTCCCGGACCCGGCTTCCCGTGCCCGCGGGCGCCCGGAACCTCTCCGTCGGCGGGCCCGACCCGGCGCTGCTGCCGTCGCTGCGTTCGCCCCTGCGGCGGATCCCGGCCGGCCCGGTGACCTACGGCTCGGGTTCGGGCGTGCGGCCCGAGCTCGCCGAACTGGCCCGGCGCAGGCTGGTCGCCGACGGGGTGCCCGCCGACGACCTCACCATCACCAGTGGCTGCCTGGCCGCCGTCGAACGCGTCCTCGACGCGCACCTGTCCCCCGGCGACCCGGTGGCGGTGGAGGACCCCGGATGGGCGAACCTGTTCGACCTGCTGGCCGCGATGGGGCTACCGGTCGTGCCCGTGCCGGTCGACGACGACGGCCCCGACCCCGACGGCGTGGAGCAGGCGCTGCGGCGTGGCGCCCGGGCGCTGGTGGTCACCAGCAGGGCGCAGAACCCGTTCGGCTCCCAGGTGAGTGAGCGCAGAGCGGCCCGGCTGCGCGGGATTCTGGACCGGCACCGCGAGGTGCTGGTCGTCGAGGACGACCACGCCGCCGAACTCGCCGCCGAGCCGCTTCGGCCGCTGGCCGGCGCGACGGCGCACTGGGCGATGGTGCGGTCGGTCTCCAAGCCGTACGGGCCCGACCTGCGCTGCGCCGTCCTCGCCGGGGACAGCGAGACGATCGGCCGGGTCGAGGGCCGCCAGGCGGTGGTGATGCGATGGGTGTCGACGATCCTGCAGAACCTCGTCGTCGCCCTGTGGGAGGACGAGTCGGTCGCCGAACAGGTGACGCGCGCCGGTGCGCTCTACGACGAACGCAGGGACGCCCTGGTCGCCGCGCTCACCCGGCGCGGGGTCGCCGCACACGGCCGCTCGGGCCTGAACGTGTGGGTTCCCGTCGAGGACGAGACCGGTGTCTGTGCGCGGCTGCTGGAGGAGGGGTGGGTGGTGGCCCCGGGCGCGGGCTTCCGGGTGCGAAGTCGGCCCGGCGTACGGATCACCGTCGCCGGGCTGCCGGTCGAGGACGCCGACCGGCTGGCCGACGCGATCGTCGCGGCCACCCGGCCCGCCCGCGGGACCTACGCCGTGTAG
- a CDS encoding bifunctional metallophosphatase/5'-nucleotidase, with product MPQHTHAERTLVGRRGVLAGGAAAVLAAAGFRAGPAWADGVDAARPADGSHRLTVMGTTDLHGNVFNWDYYADHEFGSDTNPDDIGLAKVSSLVNAVREKRGRGNTLLIDAGDTIQGTPLAYYYARIEPISKTRVHPMAAAMNAIGYDAAALGNHEFNYGIPLLRTFEEQLDFPLLGANALNASTGRPAFQPYVIKLVRFRGMRPVRVGILGLTNPGIAIWDKANVEGRMTFPGLVEQAKVWVPKMRRAGCDVVIVSAHSGADTSSSYGDALPWPENASTLVAEQVPGIDAILVGHAHVEIPERFVTNKETGAQVVLTEPSYWGRRLSLIELDLRWSAQRGWQVVGRGSQVLNSNTVPEDDEIVALLKADHDDVITYVNSPIGTSKVAMSASTARYEDTPALDFVNYVQADAVKKALAGSAAADLPVLSIAAPFNKDAEIPAGQVSVRDVAGLYIFDNTLLAVRFTGAQLKAYLEQSAAYFKQVDGVGPFAPDDVTNAPTPTSPKGTPDYNYDVVAGLDAPLTYDIDIAKPVGERITGLSYAGAPVAADQEFALAVNNYRQSGGGNFPGVKTAEVLYNAQVEIRQLLINWVTAAGEIDPTVFFSRDWQLVANGTPVIIQP from the coding sequence GTGCCCCAGCACACCCACGCAGAGCGCACTCTCGTCGGCCGACGCGGCGTCCTCGCCGGCGGTGCCGCCGCCGTCCTGGCCGCCGCGGGATTCCGGGCCGGGCCCGCATGGGCCGACGGCGTCGACGCCGCCCGTCCGGCCGACGGCAGCCACCGGCTCACCGTGATGGGCACGACCGACCTGCACGGCAACGTCTTCAACTGGGACTACTACGCCGACCACGAGTTCGGCAGCGACACCAACCCCGACGACATCGGCCTGGCCAAGGTGTCCAGCCTGGTCAACGCCGTCCGCGAGAAGCGCGGCCGCGGCAACACCCTGCTGATCGACGCGGGCGACACCATCCAGGGCACCCCGCTGGCCTACTACTACGCGCGCATCGAGCCGATCTCGAAGACCCGCGTCCACCCGATGGCCGCGGCGATGAACGCCATCGGCTACGACGCCGCGGCGCTCGGCAACCACGAGTTCAACTACGGCATCCCGCTGCTGCGCACGTTCGAGGAGCAGCTCGACTTCCCGCTGCTCGGCGCCAACGCGCTGAACGCGAGCACCGGCCGGCCGGCGTTCCAGCCGTACGTCATCAAGCTGGTGCGGTTCCGGGGCATGCGCCCGGTGCGGGTCGGCATCCTCGGCCTCACCAACCCCGGCATCGCGATCTGGGACAAGGCCAACGTCGAGGGCCGGATGACGTTCCCCGGCCTGGTCGAGCAGGCGAAGGTCTGGGTGCCGAAGATGCGCCGGGCCGGCTGTGACGTCGTGATCGTGTCCGCGCACTCCGGCGCCGACACATCCTCCTCCTACGGCGACGCCCTGCCCTGGCCGGAGAACGCCTCCACCCTCGTGGCCGAGCAGGTGCCCGGCATCGACGCCATCCTGGTCGGGCACGCCCACGTGGAGATCCCGGAGCGGTTCGTCACCAACAAGGAGACCGGGGCGCAGGTCGTCCTCACCGAGCCCTCCTACTGGGGACGCCGGCTGAGCCTGATCGAGCTCGACCTGCGCTGGTCCGCGCAGCGCGGCTGGCAGGTGGTGGGCCGTGGTTCGCAGGTGCTCAACTCCAACACCGTCCCCGAGGACGACGAGATCGTGGCGCTGCTCAAGGCCGACCACGACGACGTGATCACCTACGTCAACTCGCCGATCGGCACGTCCAAGGTGGCGATGTCGGCGTCGACCGCGCGGTACGAGGACACTCCGGCGCTGGACTTCGTCAACTACGTCCAGGCGGACGCGGTCAAGAAGGCGCTCGCGGGCTCCGCCGCGGCCGACCTGCCGGTGCTGTCGATCGCCGCGCCGTTCAACAAGGACGCGGAGATCCCGGCCGGTCAGGTGTCGGTGCGCGACGTCGCGGGCCTCTACATCTTCGACAACACCCTGCTCGCGGTGCGCTTCACCGGCGCCCAGCTGAAGGCCTACCTCGAGCAGTCCGCGGCCTACTTCAAGCAGGTCGACGGCGTGGGCCCGTTCGCGCCCGACGACGTGACGAACGCGCCGACGCCGACCTCGCCCAAGGGCACGCCCGACTACAACTACGACGTCGTGGCCGGGCTGGACGCGCCGTTGACGTACGACATCGACATCGCCAAGCCCGTCGGTGAGCGGATCACCGGGCTCAGCTACGCCGGCGCGCCGGTGGCCGCCGACCAGGAGTTCGCGCTCGCCGTCAACAACTACCGCCAGTCCGGCGGCGGCAACTTCCCGGGCGTGAAGACCGCCGAGGTGCTCTACAACGCCCAGGTGGAGATCCGGCAGCTGCTGATCAACTGGGTGACCGCGGCCGGTGAGATCGACCCGACGGTCTTCTTCTCCCGTGACTGGCAGCTGGTGGCCAACGGGACACCGGTGATCATTCAGCCGTAA
- a CDS encoding methyltransferase domain-containing protein has product MSFSVRVVMFGTYDTRSHPRVGILAEGLRRHGAEVAECNAPLGIDTAGRVEILRRPWLVASLAVRVLSAWRHLVAGARELPPPDVVLVGYLGHFDVLLARVLFRRTTIVLDHLVFAADTARDRGETGGVKLTLLRALDRAALSCADVIVVDTEEHRELVPSRRRHRAVVVPVGVGEEWFAAARTPGSGGPIADAPATNGRPGQYGLNGRRDDLRAATAVGARRAEPLRVVFFGVFTPLQGAPLIGTAIGLLASEPIEVTMIGHGQDLDRTRAAAAGDPRVRWLGWVPPAELPKLVAEHDVCLGIFGTGPKALRVVPNKVFQGAAAGCVVVTSDTAPQRRAFGDAVVYVPPGSATALATALRRLRRDPQRVAALRAAAGRVAREHFAPEEVVRPLLDRLVAPVPASGRVRVPRSSPAPVATAVLPPLSPNAWLRWDLVSRMLPSESESGSRSASVLEVGCGQGAFGARLAQRYDYLGLEPDPDSCAVARARLAEAGGRGEVRNGDLSALRDGEEFDLVCAFEVIEHLEHDEKALAEWAGRLRPGGWLLLSTPAFQHRYGPADATAGHFRRYEPGDLARILREVGLERVEVRQFGGPLGYALEAARNQVGRRRQRQMVSMAEHANESGRLLQPRSPLYGAVTEYATLPFRLLQRGLPGHGPDLVARARRPD; this is encoded by the coding sequence GTGTCGTTCTCCGTGCGGGTGGTGATGTTCGGGACGTACGACACACGTAGTCATCCGCGCGTCGGCATCCTCGCCGAAGGCCTGCGCCGGCACGGGGCAGAGGTCGCCGAGTGCAACGCGCCCCTGGGCATCGACACCGCCGGCCGGGTGGAGATCCTTCGCCGCCCGTGGCTGGTGGCCTCGCTGGCCGTCCGCGTCCTGAGCGCCTGGCGCCACCTGGTGGCGGGTGCCCGTGAGCTTCCACCCCCGGACGTGGTGCTGGTGGGCTACCTCGGCCACTTCGACGTGCTGCTGGCCCGGGTGTTGTTCCGGCGTACGACGATCGTGCTCGACCATCTCGTCTTCGCCGCCGACACCGCCCGCGACCGCGGCGAGACCGGCGGCGTCAAGCTGACCCTGCTCCGAGCGCTCGACCGGGCGGCGTTGTCCTGCGCGGACGTGATCGTCGTCGACACCGAGGAACACCGGGAGCTGGTGCCCTCGCGCCGGCGGCACCGGGCGGTCGTGGTGCCGGTGGGCGTGGGGGAGGAGTGGTTCGCCGCGGCCCGAACCCCCGGTAGTGGGGGCCCGATCGCCGACGCTCCCGCGACGAACGGGCGGCCCGGGCAGTACGGCCTGAACGGCCGCCGGGACGACCTCCGTGCGGCGACGGCGGTGGGGGCACGCCGTGCGGAACCCCTGCGGGTGGTGTTCTTCGGCGTCTTCACGCCACTTCAGGGCGCGCCGCTGATCGGCACCGCGATCGGGCTGCTGGCCAGCGAGCCGATCGAGGTCACGATGATCGGCCACGGGCAGGACCTCGATCGCACCAGGGCGGCCGCGGCGGGCGACCCGCGGGTGCGCTGGCTGGGCTGGGTGCCGCCGGCGGAGCTGCCGAAGCTCGTCGCCGAGCACGACGTGTGTCTCGGCATCTTCGGCACCGGGCCCAAGGCGCTGCGGGTCGTTCCCAACAAGGTCTTCCAGGGCGCGGCCGCCGGCTGTGTGGTGGTGACCTCGGACACGGCGCCGCAGCGGCGGGCGTTCGGTGACGCCGTCGTGTACGTCCCGCCCGGGAGCGCGACCGCGCTGGCGACGGCGCTGCGCCGCCTGCGGCGCGACCCGCAGAGGGTCGCCGCGTTGCGGGCCGCGGCCGGCCGGGTCGCCCGCGAGCACTTCGCTCCCGAGGAGGTCGTCCGGCCGCTGCTCGACCGCCTGGTCGCGCCGGTTCCCGCGTCCGGCCGCGTCCGCGTACCGCGGTCCTCCCCGGCGCCCGTGGCTACTGCCGTTCTTCCTCCGCTCAGCCCGAACGCCTGGCTGCGCTGGGATCTCGTCTCCCGGATGCTGCCGTCCGAGTCCGAGTCCGGTTCCCGGTCCGCGTCGGTGCTGGAGGTCGGCTGTGGACAGGGAGCTTTCGGCGCCCGGCTCGCGCAGCGGTACGACTACCTCGGCCTGGAGCCCGACCCGGACTCGTGCGCGGTCGCCCGGGCCCGGCTCGCGGAGGCGGGCGGGCGCGGTGAGGTCCGCAACGGCGACCTGTCGGCCCTGCGGGACGGCGAGGAGTTCGACCTGGTGTGCGCGTTCGAGGTGATCGAGCACCTCGAACACGACGAGAAGGCGCTGGCCGAGTGGGCCGGCCGGCTCCGCCCGGGCGGCTGGCTGCTGCTGAGCACCCCGGCGTTCCAGCACCGGTACGGCCCCGCGGACGCCACGGCCGGGCACTTCCGCCGCTACGAACCCGGCGACCTGGCACGGATCCTGCGCGAGGTCGGCCTGGAGCGGGTGGAGGTGCGCCAGTTCGGCGGCCCGCTGGGTTACGCCCTGGAGGCGGCACGCAACCAGGTCGGCCGCCGCCGGCAGCGGCAGATGGTGTCGATGGCCGAACACGCCAACGAGAGCGGACGCCTCCTGCAACCGAGGTCGCCGTTGTACGGCGCGGTCACGGAGTACGCCACCCTGCCGTTCCGCCTGCTGCAGCGCGGCCTTCCCGGGCACGGGCCGGATCTGGTCGCCCGCGCCCGGCGCCCGGACTGA